A single region of the Mesotoga sp. BH458_6_3_2_1 genome encodes:
- the folE2 gene encoding GTP cyclohydrolase FolE2, giving the protein MRDVQNEKDKRNIKINMVGIKSIEYPIVVLDRKFGTQQTIGKFDLFVDLPKDFRGTHMSRFVEVLERHHRKITPRNMESILDDMKESLKADVAHIKVEFPYFIRKNAPVSGSESFSSFGCSFNTMKDGAFDFILGVKVPVMTVCPCSKEISDRGAHNQRAEVFASVRMNSLVWIEEIIEFVEKSSSAPIYSLLKREDEKYITEHSYDNPRFVEDLSREVVLFLQEDDRINWYRVEVISQESIHNHEAYACIEKE; this is encoded by the coding sequence TTGAGAGACGTACAGAATGAGAAGGACAAGAGGAACATAAAGATCAATATGGTTGGGATAAAGTCAATCGAGTATCCAATAGTTGTGTTGGACAGGAAGTTCGGGACACAACAGACAATTGGAAAATTCGATCTTTTTGTAGATCTTCCAAAGGATTTTCGAGGTACCCACATGTCTAGATTTGTGGAGGTTTTGGAGAGACACCATCGAAAAATCACCCCGAGAAATATGGAATCGATTCTTGATGACATGAAAGAATCACTTAAAGCAGATGTTGCACACATTAAGGTTGAGTTTCCATATTTCATCAGAAAGAATGCTCCGGTAAGTGGTAGTGAGAGTTTCAGTTCATTCGGGTGTTCTTTCAATACCATGAAGGATGGGGCGTTTGATTTTATTCTAGGAGTTAAAGTTCCCGTCATGACCGTTTGCCCCTGTTCAAAGGAGATAAGTGACAGAGGAGCTCACAACCAAAGGGCAGAAGTCTTTGCCTCCGTCAGAATGAATTCTCTTGTATGGATTGAAGAAATCATTGAGTTTGTCGAGAAGTCTTCGAGCGCCCCGATCTATTCTCTTCTAAAAAGGGAAGACGAGAAATATATTACAGAACACTCGTATGATAACCCCCGGTTTGTAGAGGATCTTTCGCGAGAAGTCGTTCTATTTCTTCAAGAGGATGATCGCATCAACTGGTACAGGGTAGAAGTGATCAGTCAGGAGTCAATTCACAATCACGAGGCATACGCTTGCATCGAAAAGGAATGA
- a CDS encoding 16S rRNA (guanine(527)-N(7))-methyltransferase RsmG encodes MLLELVISSPHNLTSVRIFERAVTVHLEDTLIPFANSTLTGSYVDIGSGGGIPGLLLAAVFPKSCWVLLDSIAKKTQEIERFALKMKLSNVTVKTARAEEFALEERASFDSAFLRAVARSDISMELAAPLVKIGGSIVLYKGPGWNEERRFARIAEERLGLSLSQEKEYRLSDGSTRFLVVYEKEVETPPEFPRRVGMASKSPLGGSK; translated from the coding sequence ATGCTTTTAGAGCTAGTGATTTCTTCTCCACATAATCTCACATCAGTTAGGATATTCGAAAGGGCAGTAACAGTGCACCTCGAGGACACTCTGATCCCGTTTGCCAATTCTACGTTGACAGGCAGTTATGTGGATATCGGAAGTGGTGGGGGGATTCCCGGTCTTTTGCTTGCAGCGGTTTTTCCAAAATCATGTTGGGTGCTTCTTGATTCGATTGCAAAGAAGACTCAAGAGATCGAAAGATTCGCTCTCAAGATGAAACTTAGCAATGTTACAGTGAAGACGGCAAGAGCTGAAGAGTTTGCTCTCGAGGAAAGAGCGAGTTTCGATTCGGCCTTTCTCAGAGCAGTAGCAAGGAGTGACATTTCAATGGAGCTCGCGGCCCCACTGGTAAAGATTGGTGGCAGCATTGTTCTCTATAAGGGACCTGGGTGGAATGAGGAGAGAAGATTCGCAAGAATTGCGGAAGAGAGGCTTGGACTTAGTCTATCCCAAGAGAAGGAATATCGTCTTTCAGACGGATCTACCAGGTTCTTGGTAGTCTACGAAAAGGAAGTTGAAACACCGCCGGAATTTCCACGGAGAGTCGGAATGGCCTCAAAGTCACCGCTCGGAGGTTCAAAGTGA
- the rsmI gene encoding 16S rRNA (cytidine(1402)-2'-O)-methyltransferase, with translation MTENTGKLWIVGTPIGNLDDMTVRGRKILEVADVILAEDTRRMRVLLSALGISKKEVVSLNMHNQEERVPFVIERLKKGAQIALSSDAGMPVVSDPGALIIRVCRERGFEIDIAPGPSAVSSALAISGFPGSHFTFLGFLPRGKNRRRIFRKIAQGLYAESVIVFFESPFRLTETLTDLLEIVGDREVFVGREMTKLFQESFFGRVSDSIERFGTSEVKGEITVVLSGRENQNA, from the coding sequence GTGACGGAAAATACTGGGAAACTCTGGATTGTCGGAACTCCAATCGGCAATCTAGATGACATGACAGTGAGAGGCAGGAAGATACTGGAAGTTGCAGATGTTATCCTCGCAGAAGATACAAGGAGAATGAGGGTACTACTCTCTGCTCTTGGAATATCCAAGAAAGAGGTCGTATCTCTGAACATGCATAACCAGGAGGAAAGAGTGCCTTTCGTGATTGAGCGGCTAAAAAAGGGAGCGCAAATCGCCCTTTCTAGTGACGCTGGAATGCCTGTGGTTTCGGATCCAGGAGCTCTGATTATTAGAGTCTGTCGCGAGAGAGGATTCGAAATCGATATCGCCCCTGGTCCCAGCGCCGTTTCATCTGCGCTTGCGATTAGCGGTTTTCCGGGGAGTCACTTCACTTTTCTTGGGTTCCTTCCAAGAGGGAAGAATCGCAGAAGGATCTTCAGAAAGATTGCTCAAGGGCTTTATGCGGAGAGTGTCATAGTCTTTTTCGAGTCCCCGTTCAGACTGACCGAGACCTTGACCGATCTCCTTGAAATAGTTGGCGATCGGGAAGTTTTTGTTGGAAGAGAAATGACTAAACTTTTCCAGGAATCGTTCTTTGGGAGAGTATCTGATTCAATTGAGAGATTCGGAACTTCCGAAGTGAAGGGAGAGATAACGGTCGTTCTTTCGGGAAGGGAGAATCAAAATGCTTGA
- a CDS encoding site-2 protease family protein, whose amino-acid sequence MLEMMRNFFCLSPAIAATILSHEYARFITAKKFEAIKPEWGAPGFIRRIDPVGLLMYYFFKFGWSRPFPVNYWKLRRVGYFRAILTSISGSIANFSLGLVAGLLFYLSGLYQYSTFLPDSVSLFPASYIADVVYWTMVINLNTALFNLIPIPPLDGANIVTVLVPESQVNWLVKYELYGILTLLVLSLMGIIQLIMWPITQFIQLLARLIA is encoded by the coding sequence ATGCTTGAAATGATGAGGAACTTCTTCTGCCTGTCACCAGCAATTGCGGCAACTATTCTCTCCCATGAGTATGCTCGTTTCATAACCGCAAAAAAGTTCGAAGCAATCAAGCCAGAATGGGGAGCGCCGGGATTCATTAGAAGAATAGATCCTGTCGGCCTTCTGATGTATTACTTTTTCAAGTTTGGTTGGTCGAGACCGTTTCCTGTCAACTATTGGAAACTGAGAAGAGTTGGGTATTTCAGAGCTATACTGACTTCCATCTCGGGATCTATTGCTAACTTTTCGTTGGGCCTTGTTGCAGGTCTTCTCTTTTATCTTTCAGGTCTTTACCAGTATTCAACTTTTTTGCCGGATAGTGTCAGTTTATTTCCTGCCAGTTACATCGCGGATGTTGTTTACTGGACAATGGTAATCAATCTCAACACTGCTTTATTCAATCTAATCCCAATACCACCGCTAGATGGAGCGAATATTGTTACTGTGCTCGTTCCCGAAAGCCAGGTCAACTGGTTGGTCAAGTATGAACTCTACGGAATACTAACTCTTCTTGTTCTGTCTCTAATGGGCATAATTCAGTTGATAATGTGGCCAATAACACAATTCATACAGCTTCTTGCGAGGTTAATTGCCTAA
- a CDS encoding bifunctional oligoribonuclease/PAP phosphatase NrnA, with amino-acid sequence MIRRVNSVLSCIQEANNVLVVGHIMPDGDCISSVVSLSMGLEKFGKIATPAIDWRIPSSFSAFPWVERIREYGEEISEPDLIIVVDASSPDRIGRFEEFLRKGIPSIVIDHHATNTYFANECWVDASYSSAAQMVLDLLKLMDVEYDSDLALMNYLGIATDTGFFRYSNVDSSVFEAAAELVKLGADPAFVATTILETRKIEELFLERDAIDNIKLISENRFAYSYLTMRDFERHSLTEDDFTGFVGELRSIESVEVALFASEAGKGQAHVSLRSKRYFDVSEIAVAFGGGGHQKASGFTLNYESDLKEALREVVEMIDSRLRNETN; translated from the coding sequence ATGATAAGAAGAGTTAACAGTGTCCTTTCATGCATTCAGGAAGCCAATAACGTACTTGTCGTCGGCCATATAATGCCCGACGGAGACTGCATTTCTTCCGTTGTATCTCTTTCAATGGGTCTGGAGAAATTCGGCAAGATAGCCACACCGGCAATCGACTGGAGGATCCCATCGAGTTTCAGTGCCTTTCCTTGGGTAGAAAGAATAAGGGAATATGGCGAGGAAATCTCTGAACCGGACTTGATTATTGTTGTTGACGCATCTTCCCCTGATAGAATCGGTAGGTTTGAAGAGTTTCTAAGAAAGGGCATCCCCTCAATAGTGATTGATCATCATGCCACAAACACTTATTTCGCAAATGAATGCTGGGTAGATGCTTCATATTCGTCGGCTGCCCAGATGGTTCTCGACCTCCTCAAACTTATGGATGTTGAATATGACAGCGATCTTGCCCTGATGAACTACCTTGGCATAGCGACAGATACAGGATTTTTCAGATATTCTAACGTGGATAGCTCGGTCTTTGAGGCTGCGGCTGAACTCGTCAAATTGGGTGCCGATCCCGCCTTTGTTGCAACAACGATTCTGGAGACCAGAAAGATCGAAGAACTATTCTTAGAAAGAGACGCAATCGACAACATTAAATTGATTTCAGAGAACAGGTTTGCTTATTCTTACCTCACCATGAGGGATTTTGAAAGGCACTCACTGACGGAGGACGATTTTACTGGATTTGTTGGTGAATTGAGATCTATTGAAAGTGTTGAAGTTGCCCTCTTTGCTTCGGAAGCCGGCAAGGGACAGGCCCATGTCTCTTTAAGATCTAAGAGATATTTTGATGTAAGTGAGATCGCGGTCGCGTTCGGAGGTGGAGGACATCAGAAGGCTTCAGGCTTCACTCTCAACTATGAAAGCGATCTAAAAGAGGCTCTCAGAGAGGTCGTCGAGATGATCGATTCCAGGCTTCGAAATGAAACGAATTAG
- a CDS encoding purine-nucleoside phosphorylase produces MTNFEEMKKTVIKRVNLVPKAALILGSGLGYLTEQFAEPTAIEYCEIPGFPDTTVEGHSGRLVFGIFHGLPVVAMEGRFHFYEGHEIKDVSAPIYLFKELGVENLLITNAAGGINRSYTPGDIVAVTDIINFGFRNPLRGQNDKRYGVRFPDMSEIVDRNWLNELRVRLDNKGIDLKEGTYCWALGPSYETPSEIKAFESFGVDLVGMSTVPEIISAKHCGMKLLVLSCVTNMASGILKEKLTHADVVKTANRIRPRFTSIVQQAIESIKVNKS; encoded by the coding sequence ATGACAAATTTTGAAGAGATGAAAAAGACAGTAATCAAACGAGTCAATCTCGTGCCGAAGGCAGCGCTAATACTTGGATCGGGTCTTGGTTACTTGACGGAGCAGTTTGCTGAACCAACGGCAATAGAATACTGCGAGATTCCTGGCTTTCCTGACACTACAGTAGAAGGTCACTCAGGAAGGCTCGTTTTTGGTATTTTCCATGGACTCCCTGTTGTTGCAATGGAAGGACGTTTCCATTTCTACGAAGGTCATGAGATTAAGGACGTTTCTGCCCCAATATACTTGTTCAAGGAACTGGGAGTGGAGAATTTGCTGATCACAAATGCTGCCGGTGGAATAAACAGGAGTTACACTCCCGGAGATATCGTAGCAGTGACCGACATTATTAACTTCGGTTTTCGAAACCCCCTAAGGGGTCAGAATGACAAGCGTTACGGAGTAAGATTTCCCGACATGTCTGAGATCGTCGACAGAAATTGGCTGAATGAACTACGGGTGAGACTTGACAACAAGGGAATAGACTTGAAGGAAGGAACGTACTGTTGGGCTCTAGGTCCAAGTTACGAGACTCCCTCAGAGATTAAGGCATTTGAATCCTTCGGGGTCGATCTCGTCGGAATGTCAACCGTTCCGGAAATAATCTCAGCCAAGCACTGCGGAATGAAGCTTCTTGTTCTTTCTTGCGTGACCAACATGGCCTCGGGAATTCTTAAGGAAAAATTGACTCACGCCGATGTTGTGAAAACAGCCAACAGAATCAGACCCAGATTCACTTCTATCGTGCAGCAAGCAATCGAATCAATAAAGGTGAACAAATCATGA
- the acpP gene encoding acyl carrier protein: MTADEVFDRVKSIISEKLGVEEDEIAMDSDLTEDLGADSLDLVDLVMAFEDEFDFKVEDEQIESISTVGDIVESINKGLGVED; the protein is encoded by the coding sequence TTGACAGCAGATGAAGTTTTCGACAGAGTGAAAAGCATAATCTCTGAGAAACTAGGCGTAGAGGAAGATGAAATCGCCATGGATTCCGATCTTACCGAGGATCTCGGAGCCGATTCCCTTGATCTGGTCGACCTTGTTATGGCATTCGAAGATGAATTTGATTTCAAGGTTGAGGATGAACAGATCGAGAGTATCTCTACTGTTGGAGATATTGTGGAGAGTATCAACAAAGGTCTGGGCGTTGAGGACTGA
- a CDS encoding RluA family pseudouridine synthase, with translation MISIERELKVLKDNFYERLDRFLRRELSDLKLSSIYKLLRKGNVRVNGERVKDGSSRLKIGDVIHVVFSGDPSRLKRLEETRELTPHEIPLVILFEDDLIVAVDKPSGISVHPGKGIQIVTLIEGLMAYGDARGFVPRPVHRLDKHTSGVIVFAKSPEAARELSRLFREREVEKGYYTLVKGIPEENRKLISRREKFVESMAFEVEKCFESVSLLWVDLFTGKKHQIRRQLSEAGYPVVGDDVYGDRDFNRDFKKITGLKRYFLHCSRLSFTRENGKRIEIASHLAVDLQKVLVNLK, from the coding sequence GTGATTTCTATCGAAAGAGAACTGAAAGTCTTGAAAGATAATTTTTATGAAAGGCTTGATAGATTCTTGAGAAGAGAGCTCTCGGATCTCAAGCTTTCGTCTATTTACAAGCTTCTGAGAAAGGGAAACGTCAGAGTAAACGGAGAAAGAGTGAAAGACGGTTCCTCGAGACTGAAGATTGGAGATGTAATTCATGTAGTATTTTCGGGAGATCCTTCAAGACTAAAGCGTCTTGAAGAAACGCGCGAACTGACTCCTCACGAAATTCCCCTTGTTATTCTATTCGAAGATGATTTGATAGTAGCGGTGGACAAACCTTCGGGGATATCCGTTCATCCCGGTAAGGGAATTCAGATAGTAACGCTCATCGAAGGGCTGATGGCATATGGAGATGCCAGAGGTTTTGTGCCCCGCCCAGTTCACAGGCTTGATAAGCACACTTCCGGAGTGATTGTCTTTGCCAAATCGCCGGAAGCTGCTAGAGAGCTCTCTAGGCTTTTTAGAGAGCGGGAAGTAGAAAAGGGCTACTACACGCTAGTGAAAGGTATTCCAGAGGAAAACCGAAAGTTAATCTCGCGTAGAGAGAAATTCGTGGAGTCAATGGCTTTTGAGGTTGAAAAGTGCTTTGAATCGGTCTCACTGCTTTGGGTTGATCTATTTACCGGGAAGAAGCATCAAATACGTCGCCAGTTGAGTGAAGCGGGGTATCCGGTTGTCGGAGACGATGTGTATGGTGACAGGGACTTCAATAGAGATTTTAAGAAGATAACGGGACTCAAGCGGTATTTTCTTCACTGCTCTAGACTCTCCTTCACGAGAGAAAATGGAAAGAGAATCGAGATCGCTTCCCACCTTGCTGTTGACCTCCAGAAAGTGTTGGTCAACCTTAAATGA
- a CDS encoding DUF5693 family protein produces the protein MAEVPVRPKKPRRRQRNERKRNTVSLGNGVVLIAFIVGLLLILLYIPWRVALDSNYSSAALITEKAVEGVPSKQLVYVKEIETATALESSVVLIDLREDWFSLEEILELQIPVILTGVSPYTVSELAAILDSHSAYAGYMEFDERGQYVKDVLTARINKSLVFRVHNLKKKEYPNYDIQKAVTRYLRAIRERSVDAILFFTPDNDFDYDHLVSEVYENLSYRGLISGEIVSPRTGSSRFVLLASLFVFVLLLSISPLLAVVCTALLLFFPIVGLPLAVISGEFAIYIKVSSLKTGVLKGLLLFFSFSVFLGIAVNASMVGADYQNGLELFRGVKLSLVALPGWLFVSGFARSIAKKVTKGDLMVVALVLVAAAYYILRSGNFTFVLDLERSLRDFLDNLLVVRPRFKELFAYPLLALLLHFSFDIKGKLGPIIASGGSLVIVSIVNTFCHATVPLWTGLVRSLYGLGFGTVISLLVIGIVKKYNKLGRAVEGSLNEVDENQSN, from the coding sequence TTGGCGGAAGTTCCCGTTAGACCTAAGAAGCCTCGAAGAAGACAAAGAAACGAAAGAAAAAGGAATACAGTAAGTCTTGGAAACGGAGTAGTCCTCATTGCCTTCATTGTTGGACTGCTATTGATTCTTCTTTACATTCCCTGGAGAGTTGCTCTAGATTCTAATTACAGCAGCGCGGCGTTAATCACTGAGAAAGCAGTTGAAGGAGTTCCTTCCAAACAGCTTGTTTATGTGAAGGAGATTGAGACGGCGACCGCGCTTGAATCTTCAGTTGTTCTGATCGATCTTAGGGAAGACTGGTTCAGTCTTGAAGAGATTTTGGAGCTTCAGATACCCGTAATTCTTACCGGCGTGTCTCCTTACACTGTTTCGGAACTGGCTGCAATTCTTGACAGCCATTCCGCTTATGCAGGATATATGGAGTTTGATGAAAGGGGTCAGTACGTAAAGGATGTTTTGACGGCACGAATCAACAAGTCTCTGGTATTCCGCGTACATAACCTGAAGAAGAAAGAGTATCCAAACTACGATATCCAGAAAGCAGTGACAAGATACCTAAGAGCAATAAGAGAGAGAAGTGTTGACGCAATACTTTTCTTCACACCTGATAACGATTTTGACTACGATCATTTGGTTTCCGAAGTATATGAAAATCTCAGCTACAGGGGGCTGATCTCTGGAGAGATCGTCTCTCCAAGGACAGGTTCATCAAGGTTTGTACTTTTGGCATCTCTGTTCGTGTTTGTTCTCCTGTTGTCTATCAGTCCGCTGCTTGCGGTTGTCTGTACTGCTTTATTATTGTTTTTCCCGATCGTGGGTCTTCCATTAGCCGTGATATCTGGAGAGTTCGCCATATATATCAAGGTGTCTTCTCTGAAAACGGGGGTTCTCAAGGGACTTCTTCTCTTCTTCTCCTTTTCGGTTTTCCTTGGAATCGCCGTGAACGCTTCTATGGTCGGAGCAGATTATCAGAACGGGCTTGAGCTCTTTCGAGGTGTAAAACTATCTCTAGTAGCACTTCCTGGATGGTTATTTGTTAGCGGTTTTGCTAGGAGTATCGCTAAGAAGGTTACGAAGGGCGATTTGATGGTAGTTGCTCTTGTTCTTGTTGCAGCCGCCTACTATATCCTTAGAAGTGGTAACTTCACTTTTGTTCTTGATCTGGAAAGATCATTGAGAGACTTTCTCGATAATCTTCTTGTTGTTCGGCCGCGCTTCAAAGAATTGTTTGCATATCCGCTGCTTGCCTTGCTCCTTCACTTTTCTTTCGACATCAAAGGAAAGCTCGGTCCGATTATTGCTTCAGGTGGGTCTCTTGTGATCGTTTCCATTGTAAACACGTTTTGTCATGCGACCGTTCCCCTCTGGACCGGCTTGGTCAGGAGTCTATACGGTCTAGGTTTTGGAACAGTAATCTCACTTCTAGTGATTGGAATTGTCAAGAAGTATAATAAGTTAGGAAGAGCAGTTGAAGGATCATTGAACGAGGTTGATGAAAATCAGTCTAATTAA
- a CDS encoding PEGA domain-containing protein: MKKTIFVILFFFLAISVFGVVTYDVQKVIIVPEQPQGGLEVSIWLDRDNGSLYYSGEEVKTYFQVSKDAYVAIYDITPNGEIQLIFPNGYDRNNALKAGVTYSLPTDNATTRYRLQLTSETGGGKEIFQIVASTSPLGFLDDLMVRAESGDIFPRASIGAEDFVTMKVIPVIDKQEYAVSTAWFYLDIMPSTGRARITTTPSNATLYVDGKMVGRSPVNIDLDPGNHMVTAYMNGYRTETRQFTIESGRTLDVKLDLQKFAKEYQLSLVTNPSDAVVYINGSSIGRTPLNVTLEEGTKNLSVSKAGYETYTETFVLNRNISKSLTLTPVVQSHQLSVITSPSGADVYVNNAYVGRSPLNVTLEGGTKNLRIERSGYETYSETFVLDRSISKSITLSPQVRDYKLNVTSSPSNALVYINGTYQGRTPLNLTLREGSYTVRVTADGYEDFSTSVSLDRDRQVSATLYAKKARLTVETEPTNASVFVDNVYVGRSPLSIDIDAGRHTIRVEKSGYITDSKDVNLAAGTSSSTKITLIEERPIARITISSDPRNARIFINGRDYGRSNTVVELDPGYYEVVLVLDGYRVSVTYRYFGKGDHNLSFNLSKID; the protein is encoded by the coding sequence ATGAAGAAGACAATATTTGTCATTCTCTTTTTTTTCTTGGCAATATCAGTTTTTGGTGTAGTAACTTATGATGTGCAGAAAGTCATAATTGTACCGGAACAGCCTCAGGGAGGCCTCGAAGTCTCTATTTGGCTTGATAGAGATAATGGTTCACTCTATTATTCCGGTGAAGAAGTAAAGACATATTTCCAAGTGAGCAAAGACGCGTATGTTGCAATTTACGATATAACGCCAAACGGAGAGATTCAGCTAATTTTCCCTAACGGCTATGACCGTAACAACGCACTGAAGGCCGGTGTTACCTATTCGCTTCCGACTGACAATGCAACTACCAGATACCGGCTTCAGTTGACCAGCGAAACCGGCGGCGGTAAGGAAATCTTCCAGATAGTGGCATCCACATCGCCCCTTGGTTTCCTTGATGATCTTATGGTTAGGGCTGAATCGGGAGATATCTTCCCTAGGGCTAGTATAGGCGCAGAAGACTTCGTCACTATGAAAGTAATACCGGTGATAGACAAGCAGGAGTACGCAGTCTCCACTGCCTGGTTCTATCTTGACATTATGCCTAGCACTGGTCGAGCGAGAATAACCACAACACCGTCAAATGCAACCTTATACGTTGACGGAAAGATGGTCGGCAGGAGTCCCGTTAACATAGACCTCGATCCGGGAAACCACATGGTTACGGCATACATGAACGGATACAGGACCGAAACCAGACAGTTCACCATTGAGAGTGGGCGTACACTGGATGTGAAGCTTGATCTGCAGAAGTTTGCCAAGGAGTATCAGCTTTCTCTGGTTACGAACCCCAGTGACGCTGTAGTGTACATTAACGGTAGTTCAATAGGCAGAACACCATTGAATGTCACCCTCGAAGAAGGAACGAAGAATCTTAGTGTATCCAAAGCGGGTTATGAGACTTATACGGAGACTTTTGTTTTAAATAGGAATATCTCGAAATCTTTGACGTTGACTCCTGTTGTTCAAAGCCATCAGCTATCTGTAATCACAAGTCCCTCCGGAGCCGATGTATATGTGAACAATGCATACGTAGGAAGAAGTCCATTGAACGTGACTTTGGAGGGTGGAACTAAGAATCTAAGGATCGAGAGATCTGGTTATGAAACTTACTCGGAGACTTTCGTCCTTGACCGCTCGATTTCTAAGTCTATTACTTTGAGCCCTCAGGTGAGAGATTACAAATTAAACGTTACTAGTTCCCCGTCAAATGCTCTCGTATATATCAATGGGACCTATCAAGGCAGAACACCATTGAATCTCACGCTTAGAGAGGGATCCTACACCGTTAGAGTAACTGCGGATGGTTATGAAGACTTTTCTACGAGTGTTTCGCTCGACAGAGACAGACAGGTTAGTGCTACTCTTTATGCCAAGAAGGCTAGACTGACAGTTGAAACTGAGCCGACAAATGCTTCAGTTTTTGTAGACAATGTCTATGTCGGGAGATCTCCGCTTTCAATTGATATCGATGCGGGAAGACACACGATCAGAGTTGAAAAATCCGGTTATATAACAGACAGTAAGGATGTCAACCTTGCGGCGGGAACAAGCTCGTCGACAAAAATAACTCTGATAGAAGAAAGGCCGATTGCAAGGATTACGATTTCTTCAGATCCAAGAAATGCCAGAATTTTCATAAACGGTAGAGACTACGGCAGATCCAACACAGTTGTCGAGCTTGATCCAGGATACTACGAAGTTGTGCTCGTACTCGATGGATACCGTGTATCGGTCACATACCGCTATTTTGGAAAGGGAGATCATAATCTCTCGTTCAATCTCTCCAAAATTGACTAG
- a CDS encoding pseudouridine synthase translates to MRHRLVPQEKVLYNLSMRLDAFLSKFAGFSRSQSRKMIKNRVVTVNGEIVNSPSAIVDEKDKIVANGMTVEAFGMIYIALNKPVDYVCSREKAEGKSVFDLVETNFSAGLSVAGRLDKDTTGLVLLSNDGKFIHEVISPRNFVEKEYMVETSNEITEEQVLALSRGVFIGKDEFSKPVFLEVLDSSHLKIVLTEGRYHEVKRLVSAAGNNVSRLHRTRIGSYVLSSVLKPGEWDYLSNADTKRITGT, encoded by the coding sequence ATGAGACACCGGCTAGTACCACAAGAAAAGGTATTGTACAATTTGTCCATGAGACTCGATGCTTTTTTGTCTAAATTCGCCGGCTTCAGCAGAAGTCAGAGCAGAAAAATGATCAAAAACAGAGTAGTGACTGTAAATGGCGAAATAGTCAATAGTCCTTCTGCCATTGTTGATGAAAAAGACAAGATAGTTGCCAACGGAATGACTGTAGAGGCTTTTGGCATGATATACATAGCTCTTAACAAACCGGTGGATTATGTTTGTTCAAGAGAGAAAGCCGAAGGCAAGAGCGTCTTTGATCTTGTTGAAACGAACTTCTCGGCGGGACTCTCAGTCGCAGGACGACTTGATAAAGACACGACCGGTCTTGTATTGCTCTCCAACGATGGTAAGTTCATTCACGAAGTTATATCGCCTCGCAATTTCGTGGAAAAAGAGTATATGGTAGAAACTTCCAATGAGATAACCGAAGAACAAGTTTTGGCTCTCTCCCGCGGAGTCTTTATCGGTAAGGATGAATTCTCAAAGCCCGTTTTTCTTGAAGTCCTGGATTCCTCTCACCTCAAAATCGTTCTCACGGAAGGTCGGTATCACGAGGTGAAGAGACTTGTTTCAGCAGCTGGAAACAATGTAAGTCGCCTGCACAGAACTAGAATTGGCTCTTATGTTCTTTCCAGTGTACTGAAGCCGGGAGAATGGGATTACTTGTCAAATGCAGATACGAAAAGAATAACCGGGACCTGA